From the genome of Anopheles moucheti chromosome 3, idAnoMoucSN_F20_07, whole genome shotgun sequence, one region includes:
- the LOC128300690 gene encoding DNA ligase 1: MRLCNFMQLVPLVRRTVNYSTVQRCNADLLTLMHSYRAANYRTPSALSHVSSYHSIRRSITIRSSEPLLASKRSISAEDEEASNSPVKVTKKAKRSRVVSSSSEDEPERKEPVKGKEKKTPSPKVVKEEPKANGKADCSVSVKKETELQTTPKKENVAAKRKKDGKKVSPTTKPKSPISVVKKEENASPNKDESATKKSDAPKPAANGSGGSGAARSFFFSVKKQSDESENVNGGASSNDGTKYDPSKKNYHPLKDAFWKKDERVPYLALARTFQMIEETSGRLRMIEILSNYFRSVILLSPKDLLASVYLCLNQLAPAYEGVELGIAEFSLMKAIAQSTGRSLAQIKADAQTTGDLGLVAEQSKSSQHLMFRPAPLTVDVVFGKLRDIASMTGSTSMAKKMDKIQSMFVACRHSESRYIIRSLAGKLRIGVAEQSLLQALAQACALTPPQAEPAVVNALAGESETRVKARVEEVALALKTVYCQCPNYNRIVPVLLEHGILQLSQHCPMQPGTPLKPMLAHPTKGVQEVLQRFDGIDFTCEWKYDGERAQIHLLTDGSVQIFSRNQENNTSKYPDVIARLEFTRTDPVASAILDCEAVAWDTEKKQILPFQVLSTRKRKDANEADIKVQVCVFMFDLLYLNGEPLVERPFVERRDLLYKHFREVEGQWQYATRLDTSDLDELQRFLDEAVRGNCEGLMVKTLAREATYEIAKRSRNWLKLKKDYLTGVGDSLDLVVIGGYRGRGKRTGTYGGFLLACYDDENEEYQTICKIGTGFSDDDLQRHTEFFRSHVIPQAKPYYRHESNVVPDDWFEAVQVWEVLCADLSLSPVHRAGIGIIDPEKGISLRFPRFIRVREDKGASDATNSRQVSEMYLNQDQIKNQTGGGAARDAEEDFY; this comes from the exons ATGCGGTTATGCAATTTTATGCAGCTGGTGCCGTTGGTTCGACGGACCGTCAATTACAGCACCGTGCAGCGTTGTAACGCAGACTTGCTCACCCTCATGCATAGCTATCGCGCGGCTAACTATCGTACCCCATCAGCATTAAGTCATGTTTCTTCCTATCATTCTATCCGACGTTCAATTACAATCCGCAGCAGCGAACCTTTGCTGGCAAGCAAACGATCCATCAGTGCGGAAGATGAGGAAGCTTCAAATTCACCCGTGAAAGTTaccaaaaaggcaaaacgatCGCGTGTCGTTTCGAGCAGCAGTGAGGACGAACCAGAACGCAAAGAACCCGTGAAAGG CAAAGAGAAGAAAACTCCGTCCCCGAAAGTCGTGAAAGAAGAACCGAAGGCGAACGGTAAGGCTGACTGTTCTGTTAGCGTTAAAAAGGAAACGGAATTACAAACAACtccaaagaaagaaaatgttgcTGCAAAGCGTAAGAAAGATGGCAAGAAGGTTTCACCCACAACGAAGCCAAAGTCGCCAATTAGTGTCGTAAAGAAGGAGGAAAATGCATCACCTAACAAGGATGAATCCGCAACGAAGAAGTCTGATGCACCCAAACCAGCCGCGAACGGTTCCGGAGGCTCCGGCGCTGCACgatcatttttcttctccgtCAAAAAGCAATCAGATGAATCGGAAAATGTGAACGGAGGAGCATCGTCCAATGATGGAACGAAATACGATCCATCGAAGAAAAACTATCACCCATTGAAGGATGCATTCTGGAAAAAGGATGAACG TGTTCCATATCTAGCACTGGCACGTACGTTTCAAATGATTGAAGAAACGAGCGGTCGTCTCCGGATGATTGAGATCCTGTCGAACTACTTCCGCTCGGTGATATTGCTTAGTCCGAAAGATTTGCTCGCCAGCGTGTACCTCTGTCTGAATCAGCTCGCCCCTGCCTACGAAGGGGTAGAGCTTGGTATAGCAGAATTTTCCCTCATGAAAGCAATTGCGCAGAGCACGGGTCGTAGTTTGGCACAGATAAAGGCGGACGCACAGACAACTGGTGATTTGGGACTCGTAGCAGAGCAGTCCAAGAGCAGCCAGCACCTAATGTTCCGCCCGGCACCGCTTACGGTGGACGTCGTGTTTGGAAAGTTGCGAGACATCGCCTCGATGACGGGTTCTACGTCGATGGCCAAGAAAATGGACAAAATCCAGTCAATGTTTGTCGCCTGTCGTCACTCGGAGTCACGCTACATCATCCGCTCGTTGGCGGGCAAGTTGCGCATCGGTGTAGCGGAACAGTCGCTTTTGCAAGCACTGGCTCAGGCATGCGCACTAACACCTCCGCAAGCGGAACCGGCTGTCGTAAACGCTCTCGCCGGCGAGTCAGAAACGCGTGTGAAGGCACGggtggaagaggtagcactcgCATTGAAAACCGTATACTGTCAGTGTCCGAACTACAATCGAATTGTGCCGGTGCTGCTGGAGCACGGAATACTGCAGCTAAGCCAACACTGTCCCATGCAACCGGGCACACCCTTGAAGCCCATGCTGGCCCATCCGACAAAGGGTGTGCAGGAAGTACTACAACGATTTGACGGTATCGATTTTACCTGCGAATGGAAGTACGATGGCGAACGTGCACAAATACATCTGCTCACCGATGGAAGCGTACAGATTTTCAGCAGAAATCAGGAAAACAACACGAGCAAATATCCGGACGTGATCGCACGGCTAGAGTTTACACGCACTGATCCGGTCGCGAGCGCCATCCTGGATTGCGAAGCCGTGGCTTGGGATACGGAGAAAAAGCAGATTCTACCGTTCCAGGTGCTAAGCACCCGAAAGCGCAAAGATGCGAACGAGGCGGACATCAAGGTGCAAGTATGCGTGTTTATGTTCGATCTGCTCTACCTGAACGGTGAACCGCTCGTCGAGCGACCGTTTGTCGAACGTCGGGATCTGCTGTATAAACACTTTCGTGAAGTCGAAGGCCAGTGGCAATACGCAACCCGACTCGATACGAGCGATCTGGACGAGCTGCAGCGCTTCCTAGACGAGGCGGTCCGTGGCAACTGCGAGGGACTGATGGTGAAAACGTTGGCCCGCGAGGCAACGTACGAAATCGCGAAACGGTCCCGCAACTGGTTGAAGCTGAAGAAAGACTATCTGACCGGGGTGGGCGATTCGCTAGATTTGGTTGTAATCGGTGGATATCGCGGACGCGGAAAGCGTACCGGAACGTACGGTGGTTTTCTGCTCGCCTGCTACGACGACGAGAACGAGGAGTATCAGACGATCTGCAAGATCGGTACCGGTTTTTCCGATGATGATCTGCAACGTCATACGGAATTTTTCCGCTCGCACGTCATACCGCAGGCAAAACCGTACTACCGGCACGAATCGAACGTCGTGCCGGACGATTGGTTCGAAGCGGTCCAGGTGTGGGAGGTACTATGTGCCGATCTGTCCCTCAGCCCGGTACATCGGGCCGGAATTGGAATCATCGATCCGGAAAAAGGCATTTCGCTGCGGTTTCCGCGGTTCATACGCGTGCGCGAGGACAAGGGAGCGTCTGATGCGACCAACTCACGGCAAGTTTCGGAGATGTATCTAAATCAAGATCAGATTAAAAATCAGACGGGTGGTGGTGCCGCACGAGACGCGGAGGAAGATTTCTACTAA
- the LOC128300691 gene encoding serine protease inhibitor 28Dc-like, with amino-acid sequence MPYGAIASVKIPFGLWLVVLIGGVLWCGGNAQNYNAPSKAVSEQLVAAINDLARKLGQQLGASGGNSSKTELFSPVSIGSMMFLLLRAANRDTRYELLGILQLEQFREAGNGRIPRNFARLLKEFTHDIAGKGILEELPEWHSSSSCYPRMEGFDYEDDDDDDDKYLDEPIQPNVVQLANGIFLQNGLMNSTNFVQLAKELYQAQIEQVNFKEQPQIARATINHWVNESTRGRIEEILSDDLDTSTQMVIANALYFKGTWETFFNEPQFTRNQPFFPDGEDQPAVMVPTMFASGCFPYYASPELNARIMAFPYRNRTTSMYIILPNESNRAKVRQLQAKLSSDALDQLIGRMQLKKAIVQFPRMHVTNTYDLKRALQQLGLRALFDRTKNNLKITASNRRSGTGGQSRKLYVSEMVHKIDLDVNERGTEGGAVTITAMERSLPPVNFRARGPFILAIRHDPTKMLLFYGAVFDPS; translated from the exons ATGCCGTACGGGGCAATAGCCTCGGTGAAGATACCGTTCGGGTTATGGCTTGTGGTGCTGATTGGTGGTGTGCTGTGGTGTGGCGGCAATGCCCAGAACTATAACGCACCCTCGAAGGCCGTCAGTGAACAGTTGGTTGCCGCAATTAACGATCTGGCACGGAAGCTCGGACAGCAGCTCGGTGCGTCCGGTGGTAACAGCAGCAAGACGGAACTGTTCTCACCGGTCAGTATCGGCAGCATGATGTTCTTGCTGTTGCGCGCAGCGAATCGTGACACACGGTACGAGCTGCTCGGTATACTGCAGCTCGAACAGTTTCGTGAGGCTGGTAATGGCCGCATACCGAGAAACTTCGCCCGTTTGCTGAAGGAGTTCACGCACGACATCGCGGGAAAGGGAATACTGGAGGAGTTACCGGAGTGGCATTCGTCTAGCAGCTGCTATCCGCGGATGGAAGGTTTCGAttatgaggatgatgatgatgatgatgataa GTACCTTGATGAGCCGATTCAGCCCAACGTGGTGCAGCTTGCCAATGGAATATTTCTTCAGAACGGGCTGATGAATagtaccaactttgtccaactTGCCAAAGAGCTCTATCAGGCTCAGATCGAGCAGGTCAACTTCAAGGAGCAACCACAGATAGCCCGCGCCACCATCAACCACTGGGTGAACGAAAGTACCCGCGGGCGCATCGAGGAGATACTGTCGGACGATCTGGACACCAGCACGCAGATGGTCATTGCCAATGCGCTGTACTTCAAGGGCACCTGGGAAACGTTCTTCAACGAGCCACAGTTCACCCGCAACCAGCCGTTCTTTCCCGATGGTGAGGATCAACCAGCCGTAATGGTGCCCACGATGTTTGCCAGCGGTTGCTTCCCGTACTACGCCTCACCTGAGCTGAACGCACGAATTATGGCCTTTCCGTACCGTAACCGTACCACGTCCATGTACATCATCCTCCCGAACGAATCGAACCGTGCCAAGGTTCGGCAGCTACAGGCAAAGCTCAGTTCTGACGCGCTCGATCAACTGATCGGGCGCATGCAGTTGAAGAAAGCGATCGTACAGTTCCCACGGATGCACGTCACCAACACGTACGATTTGAAACGAGCGCTGCAGCAGCTAGGTCTACGAGCACTGTTCGATCGTACGAAGAATAATCTGAAAATAACGGCCTCGAACAGGCGCAGCGGTACGGGAGGTCAGTCGAGAAAGCTGTACGTCAGCgagatggtgcacaagatcGATCTTGACGTTAACGAGCGAGGCACGGAAGGTGGCGCGGTTACGATCACCGCCATGGAACGATCCCTACCACCGGTGAACTTTCGCGCGAGGGGACCGTTTATACTTGCCATACGCCACGATCCAACGAAGATGTTACTGTTCTATGGTGCTGTGTTTGATCCTTCGTAA